The region CTCTGTGTGCTAACAAAAAATGTAAGGAGTAATTATGGTCCATTAACTTACTTCTCTTTGGAATCGCTCCAGTGTAAGTTTCCTTTGCATCTGGTCCTGTACCCAAGGATCAGCAGCATATTCATTTTCTAACAGAGATGTCCAACAATTTCCAGCATCTCTATTTGTCTTCATTAGAACAATTCGTATCAGCTGCCTGTCTTCTGTTAAATGAAAACACATAGAGCAACCTTTAAACTCAGTCCTACGTGCTGGTTCTTTTCTTGGTTTGGTGAATTCACCATTAACAAGCCCAAGTAATTTAAATTCTTAATGCTAATGCCAACCTagttcttgaaaaataaataaacaagaagaaaaggctgaagCAAAGATAGCCTGTATTGTCACCTCTCCCCTTCTGTCCTGTAAGATGCTGAAGCTGTTTTAAGGGATTAAACACAGTTCATAAGTACATGTACTTCAAACATAAAGTAACCTCTTGGAGATGTTCACAACAAAGATTTAATCTATTAATAGAGACAACTCTGCTAGGGcaataatgaaaaatttgaGGTCAGGCTTTACAGATAGTTATTACCAGCAAAAGCCAGAACTAAGTTTTAGCAACATATGAACGGATGATTATTTAAACGGAGTGTGTATGGCCAAGTTTCAAAGTAAACGTGCAGCGTGTTTAGTTCTACTGaagtgaataaataaaacattagaAGTGTATTTTGAAGATTATTTGTGTACTGAAAAAGACTGGGTTTCACTTCACAATGTGTACTAACACTTTTGGTGTTTAAATTACTAAATTAtcaataaatgtttaaaataaatattgaatggaaaagaaaatccttcatAGGAAGACTCTGAGGTACAGTCCACAAATATGATTGtcaaaccccaaaatattctgaaaacagTATTTATGATGTAATGGCCCAATATGCTTTTTGTTTCCTCATTATTGTAGGAACCTTAGtgtgattttaaatttctttctgattCTCCTGGACTGGAGATTTTGTCACTCATTCAAAAAATGTAATGCATAAAAAGTAGTAATTATGGAGAATCACAGACCACACAACTGTACCATAACTGTTTACCTTTAAATGAGGGTTTGCAAAAAACTCACCATGGAAACGTTTGTAACCCATTGATCACGACCTTCCAGGATGTGGGATTTTCTCACAAATCTTAGTCTCAAGTGCTTTTGTTCCTTAATCCAGCAATGACTGCCTTTTTACAAAGTTATGGGAAGAAAGTAATCTTTCCCATTAATAAAGAGGGAGTAAACTATTACTGCCTTTATAATGTCACTTCAGATGTAGGTTATTTACCTAAGGTCCATGTTCCTTCATCAGTTACTGTAGAGTCAAAAAGTTTACCCTGCAAAAGACAGGTACAATGTTACAAATCAGTAAAACCTGTTCAGCATCCAGTTCACAATGAATTACGAAGTTTTACTCAACCACCTTGTATTCTGCTGAGAATGAATGGGGTGATCTGGCCCTTGCATGTACCCTGACAAAGAATTATTGCTtgttatgcaaatatttttttttaatttaagcatTTAATACCTTCATTATTTCAGTGTCTGGAGTCATTGAAAAGGCTTCTGTTTCTCAGCAGGTAATACCATTTTTAATAGTCTTGTAATGAAAATGCAAGTGTTTTTGCCAGGAGTGACATCTAGCTCTGGTGCAGAGTACAGGCAGTATGAGCAGTTCattaaaaacttgaaaaatgtgaaagtaaatctggttttagtttttgttgttgtttgttttgcttttgtttttttctttccggAGCAACTGGAGCTGCACTGAAATGCTGTCCACATTCACATTAAAATCCATATGAAtttgtatctttattttttcatagaatcacagtatggtttggattggaagagaccttaaaggcatctcattccagccccctgccacaggccaggacaccttccactactcCAGGATGCTCAACGGCCTGttcaacctggcctggaacacttccagggatagggcatccacagctcctctgggcaacctgtgccagggcctcaccaccctcacagggaaagatttcttcctaatacccaatATAACACTGTATTCCGACAGTTTAAAGcccttcccccttgtcccatcactACACGGCCTTGTCAgaagcccctctccagctctcttctcATGTACTCGAGGACAGGTACAAAGTGTAAAACCTCGTGCAGGTGAACAATACTGTTTCCAATGAATGTCAATTTTCACGTATCAAGCCTGGGATAAAGAACAGAGAGGCACCACAGGGCACAGGTATGCAAACCTTCTCCCAGACGACTAATGACAGTACATGAGGACACAGTctaagctgtgccagggcaggcctgggttggacatcaggaagaaatttcaCAGAAAGCGTGCCCAGCATGGGAtggggctgcccagagaggtggcgGGGTcagtccctggaggtgtttaaggaaagccCACGGTCGGTTGACACATGGGTCGGTCGCAGGCCGGACTCGACGATCTCAAAGGTATTTTAGAACCGAATTAAGCCCCTGACCCCCGGCGCCCCGCGGCCTCCGCCCCGTTCCCCCCGGGCTGCCCGCGgtacctgcagcagctcctgcccgcACACGGCCAGGGAGATGTGCCGGCTTCGCAGGCTGCAGCGCACGTCCTTGGCACGGGTGCCCGGCGGGACGCGCACCTCGATGAACACCTCCTCCAGCGTCTGGTACCAGCGGCCCCAAGGCGTCCCGCAGGGCACCACGCCGCTGCGCTCCTCGAACGGAGCCGACATGGGACACGGCGGCAGCGCTCCGCGATCCGCAGAGGGGTTGCGCGCAGAGGAGTCCCGCACAAAGTGAGTGAGTCCCGCACAAACTGGGTGAGCCCCGCAAAGAGTCGTGCGCTCCGCGATCCCGGCCTCAGCCCTCACCCCGGTCCGCCAGGAGCGCCCGCTCCGCGCACGCGCACTTCTGGCCACGCCCCCCCGGGCCCGCAGCGCGCGTGCCCCGCGCCGGGCGCGCCGATTGGCCGAGGCGGGCGGGACGGCTGCAGCTGATTGGTCGGGCGGCGCGCGCTGCGGCCGTTGGCCCCTTTGAACGCCGGGCCGCGGGGTCCCAGCGCCGTCATGGCTTCCGCGCGCGCGCCGCTCGGCTGCCAGCCCCGCCGCGATGGGAGCGCTGGTACGTGAGGAGAGGGCAcggggggagcgggggagcCCCCCGGCAGTGCCCGAGGGGCCGGGGACCGGCCTCGGGGTGTCCCttcctgggaggagcagcctgTAGCGCGGTGCCTGAGGACCCTCTGAGTCCTCGCAGGGGTCCCCTTCTAAGGCAGAAGGTCTCGACTTCGTGTCTAGCCCTGGCAGGTCAAATGCAGTAGTGAACGTGTGTTATGTACGTAGTAACTAAAGCGGTGCCAAGCCTTGCTGGCCTCTGGTTCCGTAGTACAGCGCTGTTGCGAGGAAGGTGCAGAGCTTGTCACGGCTGAGGCAGTGCTAGCGAGAGTGTTTTCTGGTGGACGAGTCTCTCGCAGTGAGATTTTGGCTGTAGATATACCCTAGGTGCGTCGTCAGCCTCAACTTACTGAAGCTGAAAACCCTGTTATTTATCTTCATTGTTCTCTGCGGTTCTGAAAATATCATTTCTAGCACGTACCCCCCTGCAAGGATCCCGTAACGTTAAGCCATCAGACGGAGTGGGAAGTTTGCTGTCCTCTGAAGCATGCCAAGGGGTCAGGAAACAGAAGAGTAAGTAAAAATTGCACAGaacaaaatgataaaatatcTTTAGATGCTACAATTACTAGTGCTGTTACTGCTCTGCTGTTCAGAAATTGGTTTCTGTTGCAGAGACTCACTGCCTACCAAACAGCTCAAAGGAGCAGCTGTAAAAGCATCTATTGGTATCTTCCAAAAAATAGCTTTATACGTGACTTCTACTAATTAGGGGGGCCTCTAGCAGTATAATTAATTACTTATTAACCTAGGGTCTAGAGatattttcatgcatttttaatatctaaagCATCCCTCAGTTGAAAAGTGATGTTATGGATCTGGATCATGGCAGGGAAACTTGGCAGAAGTGGAACTATCAAAGCTGCCTGTCACCTGGCAGTCTCTTTGTCAAGTGCCCAGATGACTAATACTGAATTGGCTGATTGCAGTAAGAAAGTAGCTGCTATTGGGTTGTGAAATCAGTAGTCTAACAACTAGGTGGATTGTTGTCTTTTGTACACAGTCAATTAAACTTGTGTAGTTTGGTTACGTTTGGTGCATGCACACCCTCTTCTTTCACCATTCTCTTCTACATCCTTCTGCAGGTGATTCAAATCTGAGCAGTGAGAAGAGTGCACCCACCCCTGTGACTTCACGGAGACTCACATCTCTGGGATTGACGGTAGGGCTCTGCTGTGGTGTCTGTAGTGCTGTTAAATCCCAGCTAAATCTCTCTGCTTAAGCAAGGCAGCCTCTTCATACAATTGTCATTAATCTACCCAAGTGAACTATGGAGCATATTGTTGTGTCTGTGTTCTTTAAGACCtaagcaggaaaaatgaaattgttgCATCCTTGGGAATCATACAGTAATTAACTTGGGACTACAGAGCAGCTTGTTATATTTGGTGCTACactcttgggatttttttcctcttgctcacCATGTAATTATGGTGTGACTCCTTTTTAAGGAGATGGTGGTTTTTTGTTCCTGCTCTCATGGGCTAGGCAAGGCAGAGTGGAAACCTGGTGGTGAAAGAAACAGGGAGAGGATGGTGCTGCATGCACTGGTTCTCAGTGTCCTATGCAAGGATATGGATTTCAAGATTAATAGCTTAATAAGATGAAAAATGATAGCCCTGATGTACTAATTAGGTTTATGAGTATTGATGATGTAGGCTGAAATTCTGCAAACAAACCTGGGGTGACactattaaaatgcttttatgaCATTTAGGGGTACTAAAGTCTCCAAATTTGTTAATCTTCTTCCTGTCCCTGTGGTTATGAGCTGTCTCTTCAGAGTAATGCTGATGAGAAAGTATAAGGGTAAACCCTATCCTAACCTGATACTTTTCTGCCCTGTCTGGGACAGACAAGGGTTTGCTCTTTATTTGGTATGTGTCTTTGTCGTATTGTCTGTATGAAGCACCCACTCTTGTATTTAATTGTGTTCAGCTATTATGAAGCCAGAGATTTCTAACATATCTCTCTTCCAAAGCCGGCTAATGGGATTGTGAAAACTAAAAAAGATGCTATGcttatgaaagagaaaaagaagcagaaggcactggaaaaggagGTATGAATCCATTATGTGAGTGAAATTCTGTCATGTCTCccacttaaaataataataaatacaagCTGGTAGAATTGGCCTCTTTTGCATCACACAACATACAAGTAGTTTACAAATAGCTCTGTGCAAAAGATTATCAGATATTATGGATGTACAAAGCTTAATGGACTTGCATGAATTCCTGCTGATTGTGAGCAACTCTTCTGTCAGTCTTTTCAAAAACAGAACTAAGTCACCTCTTGGCTACCAccaaaaggttttgttttattgaacAATCTATAGCTGAAATCTTTTGCTCACTAATTATTGCACTTTCAATGCTTAAGAGACACCCTTAACTGTATCACTACCCTTCTGTGTGCTAATTGGTGCCTTGTGTCTCAAATATCACATTCTGCCTTTCTGTCTGTCACAGCCAAAAAGGAGAGTTGGCTTCTGTTGCCCATTAAAGTTAAGACTATTCTAATTTTAACATGTTGTACTGGCTTAGTAGCATGAAATAAGTCAGATGAAACGTTGCTATTGTATGGTGTGTAGTAATAGAGAATTGTGGTGATTCTGTTATTTCCTTCCTGTGAAGGAGAGTTGCAGATATGTATTCTGAATGTGAATGTGTTATCTGAAAGTAAATACAGTTTGGAGATCTATGCCTGTGGTTTAGTTGGAGAGGTTAAACTAATGATAataggaaataaagaaaataacttaTCTTTTAGATTCGTGCATTAGTGAGAGAACGTGGAGAGCAGGATAAAAAACTTCAGGCTCTGGATGAAGATCTTGTTAAGATTGAAGCAAAGCTGAGTGCTGCAGTTCAGGAGAAAACCTCTCTTTCCGCAAATGTTGCGTGCctgaaaaaacagcttttggaGTTAACAAGAAGCAATGAATTACTAAAGTCAAAGGTATGAGTGCATATTTGCTTTCCTGTTATTGAGCTTCCTGTGCAAGAGGACGCTTTAGTTGCTGATCAGCATCTGTTTTGACATAAAGCATGTCTGGTTTGGGATCTTGTGCCTTTCTGTCTAAACATAGAGTGGGAGGGGGGCACTTGGAAAGGGTTGTGTGAACAGCAATTCATACAAAGGAGTTACACTTAGTGGTTTTATCTTTTCTAACAAGCTGTCTGAAGATGGtgtgcagaagaaaatgagcaGCCTGTGTATGGAGTTGATGAAGCTCAGAAACATGAGGGATACTAAGGAAAAGGTATGACCATTTGCACAGGACAGTATTCTGAGCTGCTCAGGAGTAAAACCAGTGATCCTCAGTATCGTTAGTAGCTCTTGGTGGTTCTTGTTGTTTAACAAGTGGCTGATAACTTTACAGAGGGATACTTGCAGTCACATTTAGCGTAGTAGCTGGTGCTATCATTAAGCAGGAGTAATAATTAAATTTCAGTTCACTACTGTTTCTTCCACGATGCCTTTTCTTTTACTAAATCATTTTAATGTTAAtatgtgtgttttgttgtttgatttttttttttttaagactgcGCTGGCAAAGCAGGAAGACATGGAAATGAAGCTGCAGGAAGTGCAAAGGAATCTAGAGcattcaaaaggaaaagtagCACAGTTACAAGAAAAATTGTAAGTGCTAGGAAGGGTATTGGATGAGATGATATGACCTGGCTGTGTTTCCGTGCTTGTCCTTTGAGAAACATTGTTTCTCTAGTGTATCTAACCTTTTTCCGAAAGACAAACTGTATCATGTCGACTCTCAGTCTTCTGGTGTGCTATGGGTGGGGTTTTCTTGGGTAGGGAAGGAAGATGTatgtgtttagaaaaaaattgctgttcAGGTTGGAGGAGAATATTTGTATGGATGGGATATTTCTGGCCCTTTAGACTACTAAGTAGGAATGAGCAAGAATAGAAAAGCATtagagcaggagctgaaatcCTAATTCAGCAGCCAAGCATTTGGCATGGATTCAATGAATGCATTCGTGTTCTACAGAAAAGTGCATTAAAGAGCACTTCAGAGCTGGTGCCTTCAGAGCTGCTTTAATGTAGGCACGTTCTCTGAAGAAAGGCAACTGCAGAGTCTCTTGgcttcagcagctctgtgtaGGTAGAAAGTGAGTTGTAactcagcatttccattttgcCCAAAACAAGTCGTGTGCTGCACAGAACAATGCGCTAACATGCAGCCTATTGCTGAGGACAGTGACCTAGGATGAACTTCCAAGCTGTGTTTAATGTCAGGTTGGCACAACTGGCACTGCAGCATGAATTTGGCTGTTAAAATACACAAAGGTAATAATATACAAAGAGAGGAGGAGATGTTGATTTGCTACAAAAGCTGCATTATGTTCATGCATTATGTTTGTGGCATATTACTTGTGGCAAAGTGTGTCTTAGCATCTTTACTACGATGAGAAGACTATCTGGAACAGGTATGAAAGGTGGGTAGAATCACCTCTTAAAGCCAATATCAGTTTTGCAGCCAAACTGGGAGAAGAAAACTATGTGTTATTACTTAACTCTGAATTTGTTTAAATATATCTGTCATAAAAACTGTCTGGTTTTAGGTCTGCTACTGAGAGAGAGAAAGTTGAAGAAAAGTCTGACACTGAAAAACTCATGGAATATATTACAGAGCTCAGGTAACCACAAATTGCTCTCAAGAAGGTAGTTTTCCTCTTGGAAACCAATAGGCCTaagcattttcctttgtgttgATGTGTAAGCTTGCAAACAAAACTTATTGGTAACAAGTGCCTGAACTTTCTTCTACAGTAGTGTTGCAGAAACAGCTGAGAAATACAAACTAGAAGTTGCCCAGATGGAGGAGACACTGAGTAAGAAAGACCAAGACATTGAGATCCTGAGGAATACCCTCAAAGCAAAGGAGGAGGAGTCATGTAAACTGATGAAAGAATTGAATGAGAGGTGTCAATTGCTTCAACAAGAGAAAGGTAATTGATAGTTCTTGTACACTGTTCCATATGTGGGATCACTCACATGTCTTAAAGCACCTCAAATAGGTGTTTTCTAAAATGTCAATTTAGACTGGTTTGTTCCAAATGAGAAGTCAAGTCTCTGAGGTCCAGCTAGAAACACCAAGGCATGTTTTTAACAACAGAGAAATCACTTCACATCTGATATCTGTTAAGTCTGAATTAGTGTTTCCAATGAGGATAACTTGGGTGTATAGTATACAATGAGAATTGTAGGAGTGGCTTTAGTCTGAAAGGTGAAACTAAGTAGTTCTTATTCCTTACTCTTCACTGAGAAGCAGTGTAATATTGTGTGGATTAACTGCTAGCAGCTTGAACACAGGTTCAGTGAGGTGCTGGGAATGTGGCAAGGATCCTTCTCTCCCAACAGCAGCAACTCTGCAATCTGAGATGTACTCAGTTTTCTGTATCAGCTGCCTGTGTGCTAGTTTGTGGGAGGAGCTTTGGAGAACTCAAGTAGTTGTTTTCCCTGCCCTACTGCTCTTTTGGTGAAGGCAAATTTCTTGGTCCAAACATTCCTGCtgttagaattattttaaagagacATACCACAAACCAGTTTTGAGGAGTTTCTAGATGGGTTGTGGGTATGGGcttgttttgtggggggggtTTCTTTCCGTATTTTTGGTAGTTAGGCAAGGGAAAAACAAGATGGAATGGAAGTATGAAGCATTTTTTAGCTATTTGAAGATAAAGGAACTGTGTTATATTGACAAATTTTCAATGCAGAGAAAGAGTTGTCTGAGGCCAAAGGACAGTTCCTGAGTATGAATGCTGAAATAGaagacctgaaaaaaaaaactgatttGGTGGAACAAGAATACCAAAAACTGCTTCAGAGACATGAGGAGGTCATCTctcagctgcagcaagagaaGGTAAAGATAAGCTATAAATTAGTCTAAAAATAGATTGTAATCCCAGGTATTTGCACtaaaaattattgttttggTTACATATGAGATGTCCATTCCACAAATTAAGTTATCATTAATATGGCAAAGTGGGTACTGGCCTGCAGAAGCTTGTGTGGCCTAATAGGGCTAAGAATCATTGCTCTTAGgatgggggttttgtttcttcccaTAGATTTTAAACACTGCAAATTAGCCCTTTACTACCCAGAAAGTACTGGTAGATTTAAAATCTGTGGTACTTTGGCATGCAGGAGTCATCTGCATCGATGCAGCAGAAGTTACTAGAGTTTGAAGATGAAGTAACAAGTGAGAGACATCTTCTGGAAGAAGAGCTGAATGGTACCATGAAGGAGCTGAATAAATTGCAtgcaaaggagaagaaagctgaaaagtTGGTGAAGCGACTGGAACAAGAAATCAAATCTCAAGGTCTTGAACTCACACAGATGGAAGAAGAGTTGAAAGGGTTTGTGAAAGAAACTTTCTGATTcaagctttaaaagaaaaaatgttaagtTAGTAGGGTAAACAGCTTCTGAGCCCAATTCAGGTTTTAGAGACATGGGCAGATCTGAAGTTATTTCTTGCTGGCTGTTGATTAGTGATAGTATCTAATCACTAGCATTAGTAACTTGAGTCAGTTTTACATTgttgtaatttaaaacaaaagccagTTGGGATTTGGTTGAAAGGCTGGTATTGTCGTGCTTTGACCTTGCTGTGATGGGTAAGCTATGTGCATGTTGTACTGGCTATTTCTGTCTTGGAGAAGGCAATGAGAAAAAGATTTTCAAGCCAGTTGTTTCTTGTTTAAGTTTATTATTAGGTCTTCAGTCTATTCTATAGCTCccttggaaaagaaagggatGGGAAAATCCTTAGTAATACCTGTTGTGAAGATTGTGCTTTGGTATGTGAGAAGTTACTGGTCTGTCACAATTAATTTATTGCTGCTGCTT is a window of Hirundo rustica isolate bHirRus1 chromosome 14, bHirRus1.pri.v3, whole genome shotgun sequence DNA encoding:
- the NUDCD2 gene encoding nudC domain-containing protein 2, which encodes MSAPFEERSGVVPCGTPWGRWYQTLEEVFIEVRVPPGTRAKDVRCSLRSRHISLAVCGQELLQGKLFDSTVTDEGTWTLEDRQLIRIVLMKTNRDAGNCWTSLLENEYAADPWVQDQMQRKLTLERFQRENPGFDFSGAEISGNYSKGGPDFSSLEK
- the HMMR gene encoding hyaluronan mediated motility receptor yields the protein MASARAPLGCQPRRDGSAARTPLQGSRNVKPSDGVGSLLSSEACQGVRKQKSDSNLSSEKSAPTPVTSRRLTSLGLTPANGIVKTKKDAMLMKEKKKQKALEKEIRALVRERGEQDKKLQALDEDLVKIEAKLSAAVQEKTSLSANVACLKKQLLELTRSNELLKSKLSEDGVQKKMSSLCMELMKLRNMRDTKEKTALAKQEDMEMKLQEVQRNLEHSKGKVAQLQEKLSATEREKVEEKSDTEKLMEYITELSSVAETAEKYKLEVAQMEETLSKKDQDIEILRNTLKAKEEESCKLMKELNERCQLLQQEKEKELSEAKGQFLSMNAEIEDLKKKTDLVEQEYQKLLQRHEEVISQLQQEKESSASMQQKLLEFEDEVTSERHLLEEELNGTMKELNKLHAKEKKAEKLVKRLEQEIKSQGLELTQMEEELKGKNAELEQIKAMHSSAVLKIQEEHSNTLQKLGKTIADFESYKKTSAEEISSFKLQTTSLQEEVANLKKVGQENLRLLQEAESTKNKANEECARMLLEVQTKLALKEAETEKTKESYLVQMTKLQEKLEEKTEDLKRELEAERSRKTISEDVTSSLKKEIKTWRKLYEDLHNKVKPFQQQLDAFEAEKNALLEEHGAAQEELNKLSDAYAKLLGHQNMKQKIKHVMKLKEDNTHLKQDVSKLRALLAKEKQTNRQLQEQLCAVQGIKRFDPSKAFQHDSKENIPPKTPLKEGNKNKI